One stretch of Sebastes umbrosus isolate fSebUmb1 chromosome 5, fSebUmb1.pri, whole genome shotgun sequence DNA includes these proteins:
- the si:dkey-44g17.6 gene encoding guanine nucleotide-binding protein G(I)/G(S)/G(O) subunit gamma-12: MSSKMHCSSSVAQARRMVQQLRIEASIERIKVSKASSDLMRYCGEHAKNDPLLMGIPASENPFKDKKPCTLL, encoded by the exons ATGTCATCAAAAATGCACTGTTCAAGTAGCGTAGCTCAGGCCAGGCGGATGGTGCAGCAGCTGAGGATAGAGGCCAGCATCGAGAGGATAAAG GTGTCTAAGGCTTCATCAGACCTGATGCGCTACTGTGGAGAACACGCCAAGAATGACCCGCTGCTCATGGGCATCCCCGCTTCAGAAAACCCTTTCAAGGACAAGAAGCCTTGCACTCTTCTGTAA